ATTCTGTCTAAATAGCTTTGTAATATTAATGTTGCTGCGATTTTATCTATTTTTTGTTTTCTAGAATATCTAGAAACATTTGCTTCTAAAAGCGTTCTCTGTGCAATGGATGTAGTGTAACGTTCATCAATAAATTCAATTTCAATATCGGGAAATTCTTCTTTTATCTGACTGGCCCACTCTCTCATTTTTTTAGCTTCCGGTCCTTCTTTCCCATCCGTTCTTTTAGGCAAACCAATTACAAGCTTTGGGTTATTATATTTATCTATTATTTTTTTTAATTCACTTAACCAGTTTCCCTGGGCAGATAAGACGGCTATCCCTTGTGCAAAAATCCCCAAAGGGTCACTTACTGCAACGCCTATTCTTACGCTTCCAACATCAAGTGCAACAACCCGTTTCAATAGCTATGCCTCACCTGTCATTTGATCTTTAAAAATAGAAGGAATTTCTGATAAAAATTTATCTAAGCTTTGAACATTCTTTGTTCCACCTTGTGCAAGTGCAGGGTTGCCTCCTCCTTTTCCTCCCATGTTCTGAGCTATTTTTTTTAAGAAAGTTCCTGCGTGTGCACCCTTTTTTACGGCATTTTCTGTTGCCATTGATATCATAAAGACTTCTCCACCATCTCCTGTAGCAAAAAGGACAATCATGGCTGTTTGAAATTTTCTCCTGATGGAATCTCCTATTTGACGGAGTAAATCTGGAGTTAGATTTGTATACCTTTCTATTATTAAATCAACTTCTTTTTCTGTTGTTATTGGTTTTACCTTATTTTCAATATCTATGGTAAGAATTTTAACCATCAAATCTTTATTTCTTTTTTCGAGCTCTTTTTTTTCATCAAGGATTATTTTTAACCTCTTAACTACCGTATCAGGCTCTTCGTTTAGAATACTTAGCATTGAAGTAAGAGTGTATTGACTTTTTTGTATATACTCTAAAGCAGATAGCCCTGTAACAGCTGTAATCCTTCTAATGCCAGAAGCAATACTTTCTTCTTTTATTATTTTAAAAAAGCCAATTTCACCAGTATTGCCTACATGTGTTCCTCCACAAAATTCTAGAGAGAAACCCTCTATTTCAAGGACTCGCACCTCTTCTTCATATTTTTCATCGAATAGTGCCTTGGCTCCTGTTTTCTTTGCATCTTCAAAACTCATAAGAGAGGTTTTTACAGGTAAATTATTTAAAATCTGTTTATTTACAATTTTTTCTACTTCGTCTATTTCTTCTATTGACATGGGAGTAAAATGATTAAAATCAAATCGTAAAAATGTTGAAGTTACAAGTGAACCTGCTTGACGGACATGCTCTCCTAGTACTCTACAAAGAGCCTCGTTTAGAAGATGTGTTGTAGTGTGATGTCTCTTTATACTATTTCTTCTTTCTAGATCTACGGATGCCATAATCTTCATATTAGGCTTGATAAAACCCCTTTTTACCGAGCCTTTGTGAACGATCATATCTTGTGCTGGATAGTATGTATCATACACTTCGAATGTAAAGGAAGCTGTTTCTATAAGGCCAGCATCACCAATTTGCCCCCCACCCTCTGCGTAAAATGGTGTTTTTGATAGTATAAGCTCGGCAGGTTCCCCAGTTGATATGGTTTCTCTTAGCTCCCCTTCGCTTATAATTGCAAGTACTGTGCTCTCTATGCTTGTTTCTGTATATCCAACAAAATCTGTACCACCTAGTTTGTTTTCTAACTCTGTATATATTGTTTTGTTGATTGTGTTAGTGCCTTGTTTGCTAGAAGCCCTCGCCCTATCGCGTTGTTTTTGCATTTCCCAATCAAACTCTTTTTTATCAACAATAATTAAGTGTTCATCACATATTTCTGCCGTTAATTCTATTGGGAAACCAAAAGTATCGTACAATGTAAATGCCACTTTTCCAGATAGTACTTTTCCGCCTTCATTCTCAATTTTTTTAATTTCGTCATAAAGATGTTCATTGCCTTGTATAAGTGTTTTTGAAAACCGTTCTTCTTCAACTGTTAATATCTGTTCTATGGCAGAAGATCTTTCATTGAGTTCATCGTATTCATTACCCACAGACTCCCTTACAGCGGGTAGTAACTTTGATAAAAAAGGACTTTGAATTCCAAGCAACTTTCCATATCTTGCACTTCTTCTTATCAATCTCCTTAGAACATATCCCGGACCATCATTAGTTGGCAGCACACCATCAGCTATCATAAAAGCTGATGCTCGTATATGATCCGATATTATTCTTACAGATAAATCTTTTTTAGCATCTGTACCATATTTAACCTTAGCTAATTCGCATGTTTTATTAATAATATTTATAAACAAATCAGTTTCAAAGTCACTGCGTGTTTTTTGTACTATCGAGGCAAGTCTTTCAAGCCCCATTCCTGTATCTATGTTTTTCTTAGGTAATAAAGATAACTTACCATTTTCATCACGATTATATTGCATAAAAACCAAATTCCAAACTTCAAGATACCTGTCACAGTCACAGCCTACGAAACAATTCGGTTTTCCACAAGAAAATTCAGGACCCTGGTCGTACATTATTTCAGAGCATGGTCCACAGGGGCCTGTTGGGCCAGCAGCCCAAAAATTATCATCATCACCTAGACGTACGATTCGGTCATTCGCTATCCCTACATCTTTGCTCCAAATTTCATAAGCCTCATCATCATCTAAATAAATAGTTACATAAAGTTTATCCGGATCAAGACCTATTCTTTCAGTAAGAAATTCCCATGACCACGGGATAATCTCTTTCTTGAAATAATCGCCAAAACTAAAATTTCCAAGCATTTCAAAAAAAGTATGATGTCGAGCAGTGCGTCCCACATTTTCTATATCATTTGTTCTAATACATTTTTGAGATGTAGTAGCTCTTGTTACTTCCGGTGTTTTTATTCCTAAAAAATAAGGTTTAAAGGGAACCATACCAGCTATAGTAAATAACAGAGTTGGATCCTCAGGTATTAACGAAAAACTTTTAAAACGAGTACATCCCTTTTCTTCAAAAAAACTAAGGAATAATTCTCTTAATTCCTTACCACTTCTATATTGCATATAATATGCCTCCCGCAATAAAATTATTTATTTATTAAGCTTTCTCTTGCCTTTATCGCTCTTTTTAAAGTTTTATTCCTATCTATTGTTTTAAAAACTCCCTTATCATAAAGTATATTGCCTGCAACTATTGTTTTCTTTATATCTTTTGAAGATCCTGCGTATACAATAAAGTTAGGCAAATTTACCAAATCCCAGCCAACATAATGTGCTTGATCAAGATCAATAAGTATCATATCGGCATTGTATCCTTCTTTGATCAAACCAGTGTTTTTAAATCCCATAGCCTTAGCTCCATTAATTGTTGCCATCTTCAGAACCTCAGATGCAGTTACTGTTGTAGAATCTTGTTTATTGCCTTTGTGGATAAGAGCGGCAAACCTTATTTCTTCCCATATATCTAATTTATTATTGCTTGCAGCACCGTCGGTGCCAAGCGCTACTGACACTTTATTTGCTAATAATTCTGTAAGAGGAGCAAAACCCGAACCAAGTTTCATGTTGCTCTTCGGGTTGTGTACAATAGTTATATTATCTTTATTGTAAAAAGAAGTTTCTGTATCTTTAATCCAAACTCCATGTGACAATAGAAGAGACGGCACCTCTATCATTCCCGTTTCAATCAAATAATCTTCAGGTGTAGTTTTATTTCTCAGGCCAGATAAATCCCATTCTGTAGAAGTTTCTAACCAATGTAACTGCACACCTAAGTTTGTTTCTTTAGCAACACGAGCAATGTTCTTCATAGATTGAATAGAGACGGTATATGGTGCATGTGGCCCCAAACATACTGTTAAAAGTTCATTTCTACCATGAAAATCGCTTGCCAGCTTAAGATTCTCTTTTAACTTACTGCCATCATTGTCATTTACAATCCCACGAGAAAGACAGCATCTTATTTGCGCGTCAAGAGCGGCTTCGGCAACTTGGTCCATAAAAAAATACATATCTGCGAAACTAGTTGTTCCTGTTGCCAACATCTCCATTATTGCAAGGTCTGCTCCAGCTCTGACAAGTTCAGGGGTCAATTTGTTTTCAAGAGGCCATATTTTCTTTTCAAGCCATTCCATTAATGGCAGCTCTTCAGCGACGCCTCTCAAGAGTGTCATTGCAGCATGTCCATGAGCGTTAGAAAAGC
This is a stretch of genomic DNA from Synergistaceae bacterium. It encodes these proteins:
- the ruvX gene encoding Holliday junction resolvase RuvX, translating into MKRVVALDVGSVRIGVAVSDPLGIFAQGIAVLSAQGNWLSELKKIIDKYNNPKLVIGLPKRTDGKEGPEAKKMREWASQIKEEFPDIEIEFIDERYTTSIAQRTLLEANVSRYSRKQKIDKIAATLILQSYLDRMR
- the alaS gene encoding alanine--tRNA ligase, with translation MQYRSGKELRELFLSFFEEKGCTRFKSFSLIPEDPTLLFTIAGMVPFKPYFLGIKTPEVTRATTSQKCIRTNDIENVGRTARHHTFFEMLGNFSFGDYFKKEIIPWSWEFLTERIGLDPDKLYVTIYLDDDEAYEIWSKDVGIANDRIVRLGDDDNFWAAGPTGPCGPCSEIMYDQGPEFSCGKPNCFVGCDCDRYLEVWNLVFMQYNRDENGKLSLLPKKNIDTGMGLERLASIVQKTRSDFETDLFINIINKTCELAKVKYGTDAKKDLSVRIISDHIRASAFMIADGVLPTNDGPGYVLRRLIRRSARYGKLLGIQSPFLSKLLPAVRESVGNEYDELNERSSAIEQILTVEEERFSKTLIQGNEHLYDEIKKIENEGGKVLSGKVAFTLYDTFGFPIELTAEICDEHLIIVDKKEFDWEMQKQRDRARASSKQGTNTINKTIYTELENKLGGTDFVGYTETSIESTVLAIISEGELRETISTGEPAELILSKTPFYAEGGGQIGDAGLIETASFTFEVYDTYYPAQDMIVHKGSVKRGFIKPNMKIMASVDLERRNSIKRHHTTTHLLNEALCRVLGEHVRQAGSLVTSTFLRFDFNHFTPMSIEEIDEVEKIVNKQILNNLPVKTSLMSFEDAKKTGAKALFDEKYEEEVRVLEIEGFSLEFCGGTHVGNTGEIGFFKIIKEESIASGIRRITAVTGLSALEYIQKSQYTLTSMLSILNEEPDTVVKRLKIILDEKKELEKRNKDLMVKILTIDIENKVKPITTEKEVDLIIERYTNLTPDLLRQIGDSIRRKFQTAMIVLFATGDGGEVFMISMATENAVKKGAHAGTFLKKIAQNMGGKGGGNPALAQGGTKNVQSLDKFLSEIPSIFKDQMTGEA
- a CDS encoding amidohydrolase, with the protein product MYKTYKNIIAWDSSMSKALPCDIVTEGKVIKNILPPNTANRNVVFNGKGTTAVIPGFSNAHGHAAMTLLRGVAEELPLMEWLEKKIWPLENKLTPELVRAGADLAIMEMLATGTTSFADMYFFMDQVAEAALDAQIRCCLSRGIVNDNDGSKLKENLKLASDFHGRNELLTVCLGPHAPYTVSIQSMKNIARVAKETNLGVQLHWLETSTEWDLSGLRNKTTPEDYLIETGMIEVPSLLLSHGVWIKDTETSFYNKDNITIVHNPKSNMKLGSGFAPLTELLANKVSVALGTDGAASNNKLDIWEEIRFAALIHKGNKQDSTTVTASEVLKMATINGAKAMGFKNTGLIKEGYNADMILIDLDQAHYVGWDLVNLPNFIVYAGSSKDIKKTIVAGNILYDKGVFKTIDRNKTLKRAIKARESLINK